One segment of Trichlorobacter ammonificans DNA contains the following:
- the corA gene encoding magnesium/cobalt transporter CorA, whose amino-acid sequence MIRVFYNTNGVISSHLINSDEIDLIEANNLIWVDMLSPSMAEISDMDRKLGLDLPSRQETEEIEFSARYWEDEYGITINTYFLAKQDTTTTNETVSFTLKDNFVVTIRFVELPVFGDFIRKLTLNPSHFTSGAWVMGGILEMRIEDDADTLEAVSREIATIARLNPGNFDDTKKFLSFIANFEATNITIRENLTDKQRVLSSLLKTGKIPGALKSDFSIMIKDVNSLITTANFNFERLDYLQNLFLNFLSIEQNKVIKIFTVMSVIFLPPTLIASIYGMNFRHLPELELSYGYPLALCMIVVSAVLPLYIFKKKGWL is encoded by the coding sequence ATGATCAGGGTTTTCTACAATACCAACGGCGTCATCTCAAGCCATCTGATCAACAGCGACGAAATCGACCTGATCGAGGCCAACAACCTGATCTGGGTCGATATGCTCTCCCCCAGCATGGCCGAAATCTCGGACATGGACCGCAAACTGGGCCTGGACCTGCCCAGCCGTCAGGAGACGGAAGAGATCGAGTTCAGTGCCCGCTACTGGGAAGACGAGTACGGCATCACCATCAACACCTACTTCCTGGCCAAGCAGGACACCACCACCACCAACGAGACCGTCTCCTTCACCCTGAAGGACAACTTCGTGGTCACCATCCGCTTCGTGGAACTGCCGGTGTTCGGCGATTTTATCCGCAAGCTGACCCTGAACCCCAGCCATTTCACCAGCGGTGCCTGGGTGATGGGGGGTATCCTGGAGATGCGGATCGAGGACGATGCCGATACCCTGGAGGCGGTCTCCCGCGAGATTGCCACCATCGCCCGCCTGAATCCCGGCAACTTCGACGACACCAAAAAGTTTCTCTCCTTCATCGCCAATTTCGAGGCCACCAACATCACCATCCGGGAAAACCTCACCGACAAGCAGCGGGTGCTTTCTTCGCTGCTCAAGACCGGCAAGATTCCCGGTGCACTCAAAAGCGACTTCAGCATCATGATCAAGGACGTCAACTCCCTGATCACCACCGCCAACTTCAACTTCGAGCGGCTTGATTATCTGCAGAACCTGTTTCTCAACTTCCTCAGCATCGAACAGAACAAGGTGATCAAGATTTTCACCGTGATGTCGGTGATCTTCCTGCCCCCCACCCTGATCGCCAGCATTTACGGCATGAACTTCCGGCACCTGCCGGAGTTGGAGCTTTCCTACGGCTACCCGCTGGCCCTCTGCATGATCGTGGTTTCCGCCGTGCTGCCGCTCTATATTTTCAAGAAAAAAGGATGGCTCTGA
- the xerD gene encoding site-specific tyrosine recombinase XerD — MNRLLDLFLAWLSAERGLSRNTRDAYAADLARYLDSLEARDRREPDQVLPTDIAEFLARERERGLAPRSRARLLSSIRMFHKFLLIERYATVNPATLVDAPRTARTLPMFLNNSEVEALLAAPAGDRPEDIRDRAMLELLYATGLRVSELVGLKLRELNLAVGYLMTVGKGNKERLVPVGETACRRVADYLERVRTRQDPEGSKTHLFLSRLGEAMTRQAFWNIIKKRAYQAGIARNISPHTLRHSFATHLLANGADLRSVQLMLGHADLSSTQIYTHVTKERLKKLHQSIHPRG; from the coding sequence ATGAACCGGCTGCTCGACCTGTTCCTGGCCTGGCTTTCCGCGGAACGGGGACTGTCCCGCAACACCCGCGACGCCTACGCCGCGGACCTGGCCCGCTACCTGGACAGCCTGGAGGCCCGGGACCGGCGGGAGCCGGACCAGGTGCTGCCCACCGACATCGCCGAGTTCCTGGCCAGGGAGCGGGAACGGGGACTGGCCCCCCGCAGCCGGGCGCGGCTCTTGTCCTCCATCCGGATGTTTCACAAGTTTCTGCTGATCGAACGGTACGCCACCGTCAACCCGGCCACCCTGGTGGATGCTCCCCGCACCGCCCGCACCCTGCCGATGTTTCTGAACAACTCCGAAGTGGAAGCGCTCCTGGCGGCGCCGGCAGGGGACCGGCCGGAGGATATCCGGGACCGGGCCATGCTGGAGCTGCTCTACGCCACGGGCCTGCGGGTGTCGGAACTGGTGGGGCTGAAGCTGCGGGAGCTGAACCTGGCGGTTGGGTATCTCATGACCGTGGGCAAGGGAAACAAGGAACGTCTGGTACCGGTGGGGGAGACCGCCTGCCGGCGGGTGGCCGACTACCTGGAGCGGGTCCGCACCAGGCAGGACCCCGAGGGGAGCAAGACCCATCTCTTCCTCTCCCGCCTGGGGGAGGCCATGACCCGCCAGGCGTTCTGGAACATCATCAAGAAACGGGCCTACCAGGCCGGCATCGCCCGCAACATCTCCCCCCACACCCTGCGCCATTCCTTTGCCACCCACCTGCTGGCAAACGGTGCCGACCTGCGCAGCGTCCAGCTGATGCTGGGTCACGCCGACCTCTCCAGCACCCAGATCTACACCCATGTCACCAAGGAGCGGCTGAAGAAACTGCACCAGAGCATCCATCCGCGGGGATAA
- a CDS encoding DNA cytosine methyltransferase, protein MSISKKIARLTSGEKPRVLDLFAGCGGISLGFHSAGFEIVGAVEIDAAAAKSHALNFHPKSFNLHARSRDITAIDPPELLNEFTLTGPVKDQVDVIVGGPPCQAFARVGRAKLREIAEHPDAFLRDPRSNLYLRYLDYVRALQPIALVMENVPDVLNYGGHNIAEEVCEALEDLGYLPKYTILNAVFYGVPEMRERMFLVAYRKELKPCLWHPQPSHWIDLPQGYHGSRQVALQTVKFSELEEHKYFVDPPEPDPSCCLPAITAEEALSDLPVISEDSPLKLMKGPRHFKELAPYRKPPGNAYQRLMREWEGFLSSKGVSDHVIRYLPRDYKIFARMNPGDQYPEAHELAKKMFAERLLEIECIEGEKPQKGSSRYELEWVQYVPPYDPGKFPNKWRKMEADKPARTLMAHLGKDSYSHIHYDSSQARTISVREAARLQSFPDGFVFQGPMNPAFKQIGNAVPPLMAKAVAEVIINELQGSIKHAEKISA, encoded by the coding sequence ATGAGTATTTCTAAAAAAATAGCCCGCTTAACTTCAGGAGAAAAACCACGGGTCCTTGACCTGTTTGCAGGGTGTGGCGGTATTTCTCTTGGATTTCACTCTGCTGGTTTTGAGATCGTCGGTGCAGTTGAGATAGATGCTGCGGCTGCAAAGTCTCATGCCCTGAATTTTCATCCAAAATCTTTTAACCTGCATGCGCGATCACGCGACATAACAGCAATTGATCCACCTGAACTTCTAAACGAATTTACACTTACTGGCCCAGTCAAAGACCAAGTGGATGTAATAGTGGGTGGGCCGCCTTGCCAAGCATTTGCCCGCGTTGGCAGAGCAAAATTACGAGAAATAGCAGAACACCCTGATGCATTCTTGCGTGATCCTCGTAGTAATCTTTATCTTAGGTACCTTGACTATGTCCGGGCATTGCAACCAATTGCGCTCGTAATGGAAAATGTTCCCGATGTCCTGAATTATGGAGGACACAACATAGCGGAGGAAGTATGTGAAGCTCTTGAGGACTTAGGATATCTTCCTAAATATACCATTCTAAATGCTGTTTTTTATGGTGTTCCTGAAATGAGGGAACGTATGTTTCTTGTGGCCTATCGGAAGGAACTGAAGCCTTGCCTTTGGCATCCTCAACCGTCCCACTGGATTGACTTACCGCAGGGCTATCATGGGTCACGACAAGTCGCACTGCAAACTGTTAAATTCAGCGAACTTGAGGAACACAAGTATTTTGTCGACCCCCCTGAGCCTGATCCCTCTTGCTGTCTTCCCGCCATAACCGCAGAGGAAGCGTTATCAGACCTGCCTGTCATTTCGGAAGACTCACCTCTCAAGCTGATGAAGGGACCTCGTCATTTTAAGGAACTTGCCCCATACCGAAAACCTCCGGGCAATGCTTATCAGCGACTAATGAGGGAGTGGGAAGGGTTTTTATCCTCTAAAGGCGTTTCTGACCACGTTATCCGCTACCTTCCCCGCGACTACAAGATTTTTGCCAGGATGAACCCCGGCGATCAATACCCAGAGGCGCACGAACTGGCCAAAAAAATGTTTGCAGAGAGATTGCTAGAAATCGAGTGTATAGAAGGAGAGAAACCCCAAAAAGGAAGTAGTCGCTATGAGTTGGAATGGGTGCAGTATGTCCCGCCATATGATCCAGGTAAATTCCCCAACAAATGGAGAAAAATGGAGGCTGATAAACCTGCACGAACGCTGATGGCGCATTTAGGTAAAGACAGCTATTCTCATATCCACTACGATAGTAGCCAAGCACGTACAATCTCAGTGAGGGAAGCAGCTAGACTTCAGTCATTCCCTGACGGATTTGTATTCCAGGGACCGATGAATCCAGCCTTCAAACAGATAGGAAACGCCGTCCCTCCGCTTATGGCGAAAGCCGTTGCGGAGGTAATCATAAACGAACTCCAAGGAAGTATAAAACATGCCGAGAAAATTAGCGCTTAA
- the glnD gene encoding [protein-PII] uridylyltransferase: MDFSSVSPAHSFPPRDGRSFDERRPLLLAACKQFITDSRQAVHSRHDAGASGTDVVHWLARMMDTLVTDLFADIVTADNTAAALAGHLTLVAVGGYGRGELNPFSDVDIMFLHDGTVPQETVEAFAQKLLYFLWDLRLDVGYSVRTAADCVELAAADATIKTALIDCRFLAGHPPLFDTLHKTVFRQILPKSSDSFIKEKIAEMRRRRGKYGATIYLLEPNLKEGEGGLRDLQTALWVARVKYKFDTINELVIKGVLSEEELEVYHNALDHLWRMRNEMHFHTGRKSDQLNFDLQVHMARYFGYTDRGRVLAVEDFMRDFYRHAARVEHFASTLVSRCIWRDEGALKVLGYFVRRPVGEGCFVLKGELIVPDESVVEKNPAVLMHIFELAQKHRVTLNIRVKWLVRRSLHLVNDKFRRNRAVNQAFLNILRSDKGVADTLRLMHHLEFLNEYIPEFEHIYCKVQHDLYHIYTVDIHTLFAVEQIEGILNDTLSRELPLPCRVARQIGKRELLILSVMFHDIGKGEGGGHAEKGAAMIPTIARRMGLSKEDSERLEFLVRNHLLFAHIAQRRDLSDEKMILQFARQMGTSENLKMLYLLTVADVRAVGSDVWTTWKASLLNELYEKAFNILERGDFKLEAGSERARTIRRTVREMVEYDIPAVTAREELRALPVRYLLSTPLADIADHLRLLVRLESSDLVLQVRHEPEHGYSTITICTFDVYGLFAMITGVMAAGGMNILGAQINTSKKGKVLDILQVNSPQGFLITDENRWQKAEDDLRKVLHGTLSVVEMVENRHRPTLLTSKPAPRVPTRVEIDNEVSEEYTVIDIYAHDKVGLLYLITSTLNRLGLYIGVSKISTKVDQVADVFYVKDIFGHKIIAEDKLNDIKSTLAAAIDDWT; this comes from the coding sequence ATGGATTTTTCCTCCGTTTCGCCGGCACACTCCTTTCCTCCCCGGGACGGTCGGTCCTTCGATGAACGCCGTCCCCTGCTGCTTGCGGCCTGCAAACAGTTTATCACCGACAGCAGGCAGGCGGTGCACAGCCGCCACGATGCCGGCGCCAGCGGCACCGACGTGGTACACTGGCTTGCCCGGATGATGGACACCCTGGTGACCGACCTCTTTGCCGATATCGTGACCGCAGACAACACAGCAGCGGCCCTGGCGGGACACCTCACCCTGGTGGCGGTGGGGGGCTATGGCCGGGGAGAGTTGAACCCCTTCTCCGATGTGGACATCATGTTCCTGCACGACGGCACCGTTCCCCAGGAGACGGTGGAAGCCTTTGCCCAGAAACTGCTCTACTTCCTCTGGGACCTGCGCCTGGATGTGGGCTACTCGGTGCGCACCGCCGCCGACTGCGTCGAGCTGGCCGCCGCCGACGCCACCATCAAGACCGCCCTGATCGACTGCCGTTTCCTGGCGGGACACCCTCCCCTTTTCGACACCCTGCACAAGACCGTGTTCAGGCAGATCCTGCCCAAGTCCAGCGACAGCTTCATCAAGGAAAAGATCGCCGAGATGCGGCGACGCCGGGGCAAGTACGGCGCCACCATCTACCTGCTGGAACCGAACCTCAAGGAGGGCGAGGGAGGGCTGCGCGACCTGCAGACCGCCCTCTGGGTGGCCCGGGTTAAATACAAGTTCGACACCATCAACGAACTGGTCATCAAGGGAGTACTCTCCGAGGAGGAACTGGAGGTCTACCACAACGCCCTTGACCACCTCTGGCGGATGCGCAACGAGATGCACTTCCACACCGGCCGCAAGAGCGACCAGCTGAACTTCGACCTGCAGGTGCACATGGCCCGCTACTTCGGCTATACCGACCGGGGCCGCGTGCTGGCGGTTGAGGATTTCATGCGGGACTTCTACCGCCATGCCGCCCGGGTGGAACATTTCGCCTCCACCCTGGTCTCCCGCTGCATCTGGCGTGACGAAGGGGCGCTGAAGGTGCTGGGCTACTTCGTGCGCCGCCCGGTTGGCGAAGGCTGCTTCGTGCTGAAGGGGGAACTGATCGTCCCGGACGAGTCCGTGGTGGAGAAGAACCCGGCAGTGCTGATGCATATCTTCGAGCTGGCCCAGAAGCACCGGGTTACCCTCAACATCCGGGTCAAGTGGCTGGTGCGCCGTTCCCTGCACCTGGTCAACGACAAATTCCGGCGCAACCGCGCCGTCAACCAGGCGTTCCTGAACATCCTGCGCAGCGACAAGGGGGTGGCCGACACCCTGCGCCTGATGCACCACCTGGAATTCCTGAACGAGTACATTCCCGAGTTCGAACATATCTACTGCAAGGTGCAGCATGACCTCTACCACATCTACACGGTGGATATTCACACCCTCTTTGCCGTGGAGCAGATCGAGGGAATTCTGAACGACACCCTGTCCAGAGAGCTGCCGCTGCCCTGCCGGGTGGCCCGCCAGATCGGCAAGCGGGAACTGCTGATCCTTTCGGTGATGTTCCACGATATCGGCAAGGGAGAAGGGGGCGGTCATGCCGAGAAGGGGGCCGCCATGATCCCCACCATCGCCCGGCGGATGGGGCTCTCCAAGGAGGATTCGGAGCGGCTGGAGTTCCTGGTGCGAAACCACCTGCTCTTCGCCCATATCGCCCAGCGCCGCGACCTGTCCGACGAAAAGATGATCCTGCAGTTCGCCCGCCAGATGGGAACCAGCGAAAACCTGAAGATGCTCTACCTGCTCACCGTGGCCGACGTGCGGGCCGTGGGGTCGGACGTCTGGACCACCTGGAAGGCGTCGCTGCTGAACGAGCTGTACGAGAAGGCGTTCAACATCCTGGAGCGGGGCGACTTCAAGCTGGAGGCCGGCAGCGAGCGGGCCCGCACCATCCGCCGCACGGTGCGCGAAATGGTGGAGTACGACATCCCCGCCGTCACGGCCCGTGAGGAACTGCGGGCCCTGCCGGTGCGCTACCTGCTCTCCACGCCGCTTGCCGACATCGCCGACCACCTGCGCCTGCTGGTCCGCCTGGAAAGCAGCGACCTGGTGCTGCAGGTGCGGCACGAGCCGGAACACGGCTACTCCACCATCACCATCTGTACCTTCGACGTCTACGGCCTCTTCGCCATGATCACCGGCGTCATGGCGGCAGGCGGCATGAACATCCTGGGCGCCCAGATCAACACCAGCAAGAAGGGGAAAGTGCTGGACATCCTGCAGGTCAACTCTCCCCAGGGGTTCCTGATCACCGACGAAAACCGCTGGCAGAAGGCCGAGGACGACCTGCGCAAGGTGCTGCACGGCACCCTCTCCGTAGTGGAGATGGTGGAAAACCGTCACCGCCCCACCCTGCTCACCAGCAAGCCGGCGCCGCGGGTTCCCACCCGGGTGGAGATCGACAACGAAGTCTCCGAGGAGTACACGGTCATCGATATCTACGCCCACGACAAGGTGGGACTGCTCTACCTGATCACCAGCACCCTGAACCGGCTGGGGCTTTACATCGGCGTCTCCAAGATCTCCACCAAGGTGGATCAGGTGGCCGACGTCTTTTACGTCAAGGATATCTTCGGCCACAAGATCATTGCCGAGGACAAGCTGAACGACATCAAAAGCACCCTGGCTGCCGCCATCGACGACTGGACATGA
- a CDS encoding very short patch repair endonuclease — protein sequence MTFKPEEASDSDVLTPTQRSYCMSRIRGKNTRPEILLRKAVWARGCRYRLKNSLPGNPDFTFPQKKVAVFVDGCFWHGCPEHWIKPQKNNVFWESKIQGNISRDKIVCDRLNELGWTVIRIWEHEIKANVSLAAERIFKTLQSL from the coding sequence TTGACGTTTAAACCTGAGGAAGCTTCTGATTCTGACGTTCTCACTCCCACGCAGCGAAGCTATTGTATGTCTCGCATTCGTGGCAAGAACACCAGACCAGAAATACTCCTTCGGAAAGCCGTCTGGGCAAGAGGATGCCGGTACAGACTTAAAAACAGCCTGCCTGGTAACCCTGACTTTACCTTTCCTCAAAAGAAAGTTGCTGTTTTTGTGGACGGCTGTTTTTGGCATGGGTGTCCGGAACACTGGATTAAACCCCAAAAAAATAATGTTTTCTGGGAAAGTAAAATTCAAGGCAACATCAGTAGGGACAAGATAGTCTGTGATCGGTTAAATGAACTTGGGTGGACCGTAATACGAATTTGGGAGCACGAAATAAAAGCCAATGTAAGTCTCGCTGCAGAGAGAATTTTCAAGACACTTCAATCTTTATAA
- a CDS encoding tyrosine-type recombinase/integrase yields MPKRITPLSDVQIKNAKPKVQAYKLMDGFGLYLLVSPTGGKLWRFDYRFGDKRLVMAIGAYPAVTLADARKRRDSARELLANGIDPGAVKKAQKVAVLASSENCFETVAREWHDKFSGQWSPGHAVTIMDRLTRDVFPWIGSKPVSEVRPLDLLAILRRVEGRGALETAHRIRTICGQVLRYATATGRAERDFAADLRGALPPVREKHHAALTDPKEVAELLRAIEGFKGTFHVKCALKLAPMLFVRPGELRQMEWSELDLDGAQWNIPAEKMKMKIPHIVPLAKQAVEVLRELQPLTGYGRYVFPCHRSPLRPMTNNAVNAALRRMGYTSDEMTGHGFRAMARTILDEVLQVRPDYIEHQLAHAVKDPNGRAYNRTAHLAERRKMMQQWADYLDGLKAGAKVIPLKRTA; encoded by the coding sequence ATGCCTAAACGGATTACCCCTCTTTCCGATGTACAGATCAAGAACGCAAAACCGAAAGTGCAAGCCTACAAACTGATGGATGGCTTCGGCCTTTATCTGCTGGTGTCGCCGACAGGTGGGAAACTCTGGAGGTTTGATTACCGATTTGGGGACAAGCGGCTGGTAATGGCAATCGGTGCTTATCCGGCCGTCACCTTGGCCGATGCAAGAAAGCGCCGTGATAGCGCCAGGGAATTGCTGGCAAACGGTATTGATCCGGGCGCGGTAAAGAAGGCGCAGAAAGTCGCGGTGCTGGCCTCATCAGAGAATTGTTTTGAAACAGTCGCCCGTGAATGGCACGATAAGTTTTCAGGTCAATGGTCCCCCGGTCACGCCGTAACGATCATGGACAGGCTGACCCGCGATGTGTTCCCCTGGATCGGCAGTAAACCGGTATCAGAAGTACGACCCCTTGACCTTCTTGCAATCCTTCGCCGGGTAGAGGGGAGGGGGGCGCTTGAAACTGCCCACAGGATCAGGACAATCTGCGGGCAAGTGCTGCGGTATGCCACCGCCACCGGACGGGCTGAAAGAGATTTTGCCGCAGACCTTCGGGGCGCATTACCACCGGTGCGGGAAAAACATCATGCGGCCCTGACTGACCCGAAAGAAGTTGCGGAACTGTTGCGGGCTATTGAAGGGTTTAAGGGCACGTTCCATGTCAAATGTGCATTGAAGCTAGCCCCGATGCTGTTTGTCCGTCCTGGTGAGCTTCGGCAAATGGAATGGTCGGAACTTGACCTGGATGGCGCTCAATGGAACATCCCCGCCGAAAAGATGAAGATGAAAATTCCCCACATTGTGCCCCTCGCAAAACAAGCCGTTGAAGTCCTGCGGGAACTGCAACCGCTTACCGGATACGGTCGTTATGTCTTTCCCTGTCACCGTTCACCGCTTCGCCCCATGACCAACAATGCCGTCAATGCAGCACTCCGGCGCATGGGCTATACATCAGATGAAATGACTGGCCATGGTTTCAGGGCAATGGCTCGAACGATTCTTGATGAAGTGTTGCAGGTACGGCCTGATTATATTGAACATCAGCTTGCACATGCTGTGAAAGACCCGAACGGCAGAGCATACAACCGGACAGCCCACCTTGCAGAACGCCGGAAGATGATGCAGCAGTGGGCGGATTATCTGGATGGCTTGAAGGCAGGGGCGAAGGTGATTCCATTGAAGCGGACGGCATAG
- the smpB gene encoding SsrA-binding protein SmpB produces MSEKLICANKRAFHEYHIEERLEAGIVLVGTEVKSLRAGKANLTDAFVLVKNGEAWLHNLHIAPYDFGNRQNHDPERPRKLLLHAKEIDKLHARIRQDGCTAVPLRLYFKNGKVKVEVGTAKGKKLHDKREDLKKKDLKREHAKDFKIKAR; encoded by the coding sequence ATGTCCGAAAAACTGATCTGCGCAAACAAGCGGGCGTTCCACGAATACCATATCGAAGAGCGGCTTGAGGCCGGTATTGTCCTGGTGGGGACCGAGGTGAAGTCGCTGCGGGCCGGCAAGGCCAACCTGACCGACGCCTTCGTGCTGGTGAAAAACGGCGAGGCGTGGCTCCACAACCTGCATATCGCCCCCTACGACTTCGGCAACCGCCAGAATCACGATCCGGAGCGACCCCGCAAGCTGCTGCTCCATGCAAAGGAGATCGACAAGCTGCATGCCCGCATCAGGCAGGACGGCTGCACGGCGGTGCCGCTGCGGCTTTACTTCAAAAACGGCAAGGTTAAGGTGGAGGTGGGAACCGCCAAGGGGAAAAAGCTGCACGACAAGCGGGAGGACCTGAAAAAGAAGGACCTGAAGCGGGAGCATGCAAAAGACTTCAAAATAAAGGCCAGATAG